GGTACCACTGGATCTTTCTGTTTTTCATATTCTTTTCTCTCCCTTCTGTTCCTATATATCTAGCAGTTTCAAATTATTGTAGTTTAAATTATGCAGGTTCTTCAAGAAAGTTCTTACAGCCttctgataaaaataataacccATCAACAATATTATCCAAGAATTTACAAAAGTCATACCCAAGTCAAAGAAAGCTTTTGATTCATGGTAAATGCTCAATCTTCaagattttatatatttgtattCCCTAGGttttttctcttctatttttatttttcaatgacAGATAGTTGCACAAACAGAGATATAAGCATCTCACAAAGTAGAGATTTCACTTCTGGGATCCCTCAGTACATAGTTCAGATTGCCAACACCTGTGTTTCAGGTTGTGCTCCTTCAGATATTCATCTCCACTGTGGTTGGTTTGCTTCTGCAAGAATGGTAAACCCAACAACTTTCAAGAGGCTTTCCTATGATGATTGCTTGGTAAATGCAGGGAAACCTTTGAACAAAAGTCAGATTATCAGATTCACCTACTCAAATTCCTTCATGTACACACTTGCATTCAAATCTGCCAAATTCTGCCAAGTCTAAACATCCTACATTCAGTGgtggaaggagaaagaagagaaacaaTTCCACATATACAAAGGAATCTCCAAACCATGGTTATCGATCCCAAATCTCAAAGTCAAAGCAGATGCCGACGAAGAGGAAGAAACGATATTGTCTCGGCTTTTACAATGGTTGTATTGTAACTTCAAACCCAGGTTTTCAGTTTTCACTTTTCACTACCATGATCTTGATTCTTGTATCTGAACCTGTCAATGATGTTATATCATCCAGAAACTTTCATTATTCTGgaattatgaaaaagaaaagaaaataatttgacTCAAAAGCTACTGTTTCTGTAGCTGCATGGTGCATGGAAGGTCTGAAAACGGATGATCTGTTCAGGCACTGCGTGTGCTTTCATTGCATTTTGTCTTTTCTTTGCTTTAACACATAATATCACCTTGTTTTAGACCTGAAGCCGAGAGAGTGAGAAAGAGAGCTTCCCTTTTTACCTATAGTCATTGCCTGCTAAAGATGACTGTAGCAATACTGAAAGAGTAGTGTCAGAGGAGAAAGGAGtcaaaaggagaaaagaaaaatgcagAAAGTAGCAACAGAGGATCTCAAAACTGCAAAATATgggagagattttttttttttctcttcctcCCTCCATTAGAAGGAGGTTGCACGATAGCGTCAAGTCTCACAGCTCATAAAACAAATACAAAGACAGAGGGGAAACTCTCCATAGAGGAAAATTTGAAGTTGAAGTGATTTAGTTAGGAGACAGCTTTGCCTTCAAATGGAATGATCTGAAATTAGCCTCTACATGTGTCAACGAATTTGGAATGAATGAACAAAAGAGAAGGCGACCGTTTAGTTGGTAAGCTTGTACATAAAGTAGGTGGTCAAAAGATTACTTTTTGGATTTATGTGTATAATATATATAAGGTTTAGAGACCTTCTTGTGCAAGAGACGGCTCAAGCTAAATTTGCCGACTGGCTGGCTCGCATGGTTGCCTTTCCTAAGATTTCTCTGCAGGTTTTTGATTCTCCTCCTGCTGGTTTGCGCCCTACTTTTGATGCTGTAGGAGGAGCTTCACTTCGTCCTTGTTATTAGCTTCGTCTGAAGCTTTTCTTAGTaagcataaaaaataataataataataataataataataataaggatGATAGCCATTAAACCCGGAGTCGTTTTTGTTCTCACTTAGCCTAAAGATTACATATGCTTTGATTAACAAATCATAATTAGGATCCATTGGAAAATAAAAAGTCCCAGATAAACAAGAATACAATCCAGTGAAGCAGAAACTTGGAGGGGCTTGAAATACCAGAGGAGAGAACATAGAAAACAGaacaattttttctttttatcttccTCTGCGGTTCTCCATCTGTGAAAGCATTTTATTGTTGCTCATATCATCGGTATCCTCACCTGACGAACTCTCCTCCTCAATGGTAGGCATCTGTCTGTTCATTGCATACGTGTCATTTCCTTTGCTTTCTAAAGCCAGTTTAGCCCCATCAGGGTTATCCTGCATTTGGAGAGCAAATTCAAGATTCCACAGCACATCACCCATTGAAGGACGATGGATCCCCTGATCAGATAAACACTTCTCAGCTGTCTCTGCAAACTTCTTGAGGGATTCTGATTGTATCTCAGCCTTTATATGTGGATCAATAATATCCTCAATGATTCCCTTCTTTTGCCTATTTAGAGCCCAATCTGCAAGACTAACTTGTTCTTTAGACAAGTTAGGATTAAGAGCTGGCCTTGCACATAATACTTCAAATAGGACTACCCCAAAAGAGTAGACATCAGATTTTTCTGTCAACTGTTGCCTTCTGAAGTACTCAGGATCCAAGTATCCAAAGCTCCCTTTTACCACTGTACTTACATGGCTTTGGTTGTTGAGATTAGGACCTGTTTTTGACAGACCAAAATCAGAAACTTTTGCCACCCACTTCTCATCCAAGAGAATGTTTGTTGTCTTCACATCCCTATGAATGATCGTGTACTTGGCACCAGTGTGAAGATAGTGAAGTCCTCTTGCAGCACCAATACAAATCTCCAATCTTTGCCTCCAGGACAAGGAAGAGGTAGGCTTGTTGCCCTTGTAGATGTGTTCCCTAAGAGTACCATTTGCCATATGATCATAAACCAGAGCCATCTCACCATCTTCTTCACAAAATCCAATTAAAGACACTAAATGCTTGTGTCTCAGCTTGGAGAGCATCTCAATCTCTGTCTGGAACTCATTAACTCCTTGTTCTGAAGACGGGTTTGATCTCTTAATAGCAACTTTTGTCCCTTGGTCAATAACGCCTTTATAAACCTTCCCAAATCCTCCAACCCCAATAACATTAGACTCTTCAAAGTTCTTGGTAGCATGTTTGATCTCCGCCAATGAAAAATGGCGACACAGTCCCTGCGCAAGATTTGAAAGGTGGCTACTTGCATTGCTTTTGCCTGAGATAGTGGATTTGCTTCCTGATGTATGGGAATTTACATAGAGTGGCAACCAGGTAGTACGGCTCCCAGATTGACTTCTAAgatctttcttctttttgagGACAAAAATGAAGATAGAAACTACTGCTAATCCAGCAGCTCCACCAGCAACTCCACTAACTACCTTACTACGGCTGGATCCTGATGAAGAAAAATCCTTCTCTGCTTCAGCCTTGACCTGCATTGCAGATGGCACAGGATTGGGGCCTGCCAAATTACCACTTTGATCATTAAGCTTAAAAATCTCCAGTCCGTTCAAAATTGAGTCGTAATATTGAGGCTTCTCTTCAATATCGGGATGCAAAGCCACCCATAATTGATCATCACCACTCTGATCACCCACATGTATGGAGTAATCCTTATAGAATGGAACTCCTTGAGACCCTGCCCAGCTGATAACATCTGCATCAGTTTGAGCTGTTTGATTGTTGATATAAATATCAAATGCTCTCTGGTTGCTTCTGGTCAGATAAAACTCACAGAAATGGAACCTTAGAAGATATGTAAAATTGGAATCAACATAAAACACCCATGTGAGATTATAATTGGCATTTACCCTCGGATCTGGCCCCATCGTTCTTGCAGTACTATAAACATCCAACGGGGCAATAGACTTAGGGACATCTGCGGTAGGATATTTGATGGTGATGTTAGATTTGCCCGTGACGCCAATGGCTGCACCAAACAGATATGGCGTATCATCGTACCAGGTTCTTGTAAGGCCAGAGTCATTTGATGCAGGAATGTACTGTCCGCCAACGTTTAGCCTGTACATTGTTTGCAAAGAAGAGTTGGTGAGATCAAGATTGTCTTGACTCAAACCAACCACGACTGCAGACTGGTAAATATCCGGCATGGGAATTACTTCAATTCCATTGACAAAACCGTATGAATCTTCATAATCTGAAGAGGGTGTGAATGTGAGATCAAGGTTGCCGGATTCAATTGGGGTCAGAGAGAATTCTTTAATGATATAGACCATTGTGAGAGCCTGAGCCGTAATAGAAGCGCTGAAATTCTTGAGAAGTTGGAGTTTATTTGCAGTAACAGCAAAATATGACGCATTGGCTTGAAGAGAGCTATAAGTTGATGGATAGAAATGGAGTCTGACCCAGAGGCGACTCTTTTTGGGAACAGAGAACTTATATGTGAATGCAGATGTGAAAATTCTCGCTGTCATATAAGGGATTGTTGATGGCAATGAAGGGTCTTGAGTTTCAGCTGATGCCGTTATTGTATTACCTGAAGAATTCACATATTTCGTATCAGGTTCCCATTTTCTGCCATCGGTATCGGTGCCTTCACCGGAAGCGCCACATGCGAGGATATAAGACTTTGATTCTGAGGCAGAGTCTTTGCTTGAAACTGGGATTGAATTCAAGGTGATAAAGAAGAAAACGAGAAGAAAAAAGATGCGGCCATTGGAGTTCATATCTAAGATGACTCAAGGAGGAGGAAAAAAGGAAAACTAAGGAAAACAGAGAAATACCCAGAGAACGGAGAGAATTTACCTGCACTCagaatcaaaaagaaaaaagttgatATATTTATGGTGCCACAACACAATGAAGGGGAAAAACAGAAAACTGAGTGCAGGAGAACAAAGGAATACCCATGAAAAGGAGTCACAGTGTTCTCCTGCACCAGGAAACAAAGAGAAAAAATGAAAACTTTATGGTTCCATAATATTTTCTCTATAGATTAGAACTCCATTGCAATGGAATTATCAAGTTTTCCGAGAATCATTGGCTGGGAAAGAAACGAAGAGAATAGAGGATGGAGAAAAGATTTCTCCTTCCAAAATTTTCTCTGGGTTGTCCTCTGTGTTACGAGGCGTAACAGAGGTTAAGACAGGTGCGGTTGTTAGAGATAAACGGATATGTGAATAATTATTGTAATTAAAAACTAATATAGTAAcgatttactttttaataaaaaataatataaataatgggCTAAAATACCAGCTAAATATCTAAATTCCaatcaatttatattattacttaaatttatcttgaatattattattattattattgatgttcTCTATAAATTTaaggtatatattttttttaatttttttattatttcatactttttttattttttagtgacGAATAACTATCATTCTGTACTTGTATATTTTGTTATTATCACGCGGAGTCATACACACAGATGTACTGTAGTTGAGCTGGATCTCCCTCCGATGGGTCCGAGTCCTGCTCTGTCCAGTTTATTTGCATGAAATTAGGGTCGCGCGCTAGTGGATGGACTGGTGTAATAGGTTTTGATGAGGCTATGGTTCGGCCTTTCTACATGGGCTTAGTTGTGGTCAGAGTATCTGAGACCCAATAGTTATCAAATGCCCCttttgtaacgccccggaaatccggaccgctaccggcgctaggatccgggtcgacttaaggccgccgggacccgtagcaagcctgacataagacctgtaaacctgtataatcccatacatgatcaacaacatgcataaaaatttaaacttttcttcatacatactgtcattcaactaactcaacctgtgcatactctgaacatatacataacatagtccctctgtgggatctcatcaagccttaaaggcaatacaacctgtgttgagttagtttacataaacatcataacataagatcatgtatatacaaaagggattaacaatatattatggtcaagcacaactctatcctcgataacctcattacataacatcctgaatatttttatatttcatcataatacaattgtcatgtccacaaactaactattacatacatatgactttttcttcttgccttctctatctatcccgtacctgcaaacctgggggttaggggagaggggtgagctagatgcccagtgagtagaactataaaagaatatttaaaatatgctatcatgaaatgcgtcactgcacaaacaaatcacaccacggatggactgattcaaaaatccctcaactccatgcccggccctattatgggcaccacaggacttcgtattgaccggccctattatgggcaccacaggacttcgtactcggagttattgcccggccctattatgggcaccatagGACTTCGTatttagaaggctaatgaatcatcctaatgtccatccactatcatctatcacaacaatacaatgcggcatagtcgtgaatgctaatgcaaacaacctataatatgatcatgatgcatgaagcatgataaaagcatttcatttctcaatttaaaaggttaagtttagttccactcacctctggctgactctgacaaactctgtagcagctggctcactgctagggtccttggttcctcgggtccgaacctacacaggtggactccaatgagggaccaaacatacataaacataactctaatacattccccaaaaaccccctaaaacatcctgaaaatatcacatagagatatgcatgaagtggctgaacagggcactttcggcggcaccttcggcggccgaaagtcctggacagagacgaaactcaggtaggttcggcggcaccttcggcggccgaaagtcccagacagagacgaaagtctcttttcgggggcaacttcggcagccgaaaggcctgcctccccagccatgttcggcggccgaaagtgccttcggttgccgaacctggtctctgccaaagggcagaaacttggctcctttgtgcattttcgcctccaaactcaccaatcatgcatatatctcaaccaaatcatgcatacaagttcctaggggcctcaaaacatcaaataccccaactacaacacttcaagcatactcaaacatgccacattgtccaaaaatcacataaaacctaacatttgcttaaaaactcatacaaccctatacatgccattctaccccataaaatcacttaaaacttacttaaaacatgcattgagcttaagatcggctcttacctcttgaagatagagaggaagacgacccaaacttggagatccacgaaaatgagctcctgagttcccaaagctccaaaacttggtttaaaagctcaaaaccttcaatgcaagcttaaaactcaagaaaaatggtggggatttggaggaagaacactagatttgcaaaagggaaggtcggaagcttgctgtggccgaaaatgggagaaaagctcacccatttcggctaagtgccccttttataggtggctggccaggccacgttcggaggccgaatgtgcctccgcatccatgcaatgttcggcggccgaacttgactttcggcggccgaacctggacttccccaactcatgctttcgggggcctaacgtgcctccaaaacgcatgcatgttcggcggccgaacttgggttttcctccaaggactttttatgcaaaaactcatttaatttcatactttaaaaccattaaaacacattaaaacattttacaaaaacatgattctacccttctagaggtctccgacatccgagattccaccggacggtaggaattccgataccggagtctagccgggtattacattctcccccccttaagaacattcgtccccgaatgttcctcactagcacacatagcatggcaaagaacataacacacatacaaggcacataaacacatagggatctaaccttaaaagagatgaggatattgccggagcatagactcccgtgtctcccaagtgcattcttctatattgtggtggttccacaggactttcaccatcgggatttccttgttccttagctttctgatctgggtgtctaagatccgcactggttgctcaacataggttagatcctcttggatctccacatcaggctcactaagaaccttgctcggatctgacacaaacttcctcaacattgaaacatggaaaaccggatggattctctccatcgaagcaggtaaatccagcttgtacgacacattcccaatcttttgcaagatttcaaagggtccgatgtatcgtggggctagtttacctttcttcccgaagcgaaccactcccttcattggagacaccttgagcaataccagatccccctcctgaaactctaactgtcttctgcggacgtctgcatagctcttctgtctgcttacagcagtcttgattctttctctgattatgggtaccaccctgctggtgatctctactaactcaggccctgccaaggccttttctccaacttcctcccagcaaacaggtgatctgcacttccttccatacaaagcttcatatggagccatcccgatgctagcatgatggctgttgttgtaggcaaactccaccaaaggtagatgttgcctccaagaaccgccaaagtctagcacacacattttgagcatatcttcgatagtctggatggtcctttctgactgtccatcagtctgggggtggaaggcagtactgaaatccaacctagtacccatggcattctgcagactccgccaaaatctggaggtgaactggggccctctatctgacactatcgaaacaggaaccccatgcagcctgacgatctcatccacatatacctgcgccaacttgtccacagagtagccactcctgacaggaatgaagtgagcagatttggtgagtctgtccacaatcacccatatggagtccaatctgttggacgtcgccggtaaccccactacgaagtccatagctatattctcccatttccactctggaataggtagcgggttaagcattccagccggcttctgatgttccagcttcaccctctgacacacttcgcaggctgacacgaactgtgccacttctctcttcatagctggccaccaataaaccttctttaaatcttgatacatcttggtggctccggggtgaacgctgtatcttgcattatgagcctctctcataatgtctccttttagcccaatgtcatctggtacacatagtctgctcccatagcggaggatccccttactgtcgaatctgtactcgctatcattgcctgactgaacagtcctggcaaccttcactaactccgggtcctcatgctgtttctgagccacctgctccagaaacacgggtgtcactctcatctgggccaccaaggcacctgtaccagacaactctatctgtagaccttcctcaataagcttgtagaacttcttcaccactggtctcctctctgccgtgatgtgggatagactgcctagtgacttctggcttagggcgtctgccacgacattcgccttacccggatgatactgaatcttgcaatcatagtcactcagcaactctacccacctcctctgtctcaaattcaaatctctttgactcaggatgtactgtaggctcttatgatctgtaaagatctcacattttaccccatagaggtagtgcctccacatcttgagtgcaaagattactgctgccatctcaaggtcatgtgtggggtaattcaactcatgcttcttcagctgcctagaagcataagcgatcaccctctcattctgcatcagtacacaacccagtcccacacgggacgcatcacaaaagactgtaaagtcctcatcactagatggcagagctaaaactggtgctgaagtcaacctcttcttaagctccttgaaactctcctcgcactggtcggtccacagaaatttctgattcttcctggttagtctggtcagaggagctgctatctttgagaagtcctgaacgaacctcctgtagtaacctgccaaacccaagaaactcctgatctccgtcactgaagtgggtctaggccagttagccacagtttctgtcttcttgggatctacctcaataccattctctgacactacatgccccaagaacgaaatgctcctcagccagaactcacatttagagaacttggcatacaagccatgttccctcaaagtctgcaagaccaaccgcagatgatgggcatgctcctctgcattcctggaatacaccaagatatcatctatgaagacaatgacaaagtgatccaggtactggctaaacactctgttcatgagatccatgaatgctgcaggggcattagttaacccgaacggcattacaaggaattcaaaatgcccatatctggtcctgaaagccgtctttggcacatcttcatcccttatccttagctgatggtaccccgatctcagatctattttggagaaacaacccgctcctgctagctggtcgaatagatcatcgatcctaggcaatgggtacctattcttggtagtgactttgttcaactgcctgtagtcgatacaaagtctaagggatccatccttctttcttacaaacaagaccggagcaccccaaggtgaggtactctgtcggatgaaacccttttctaccagctcttgcaattgctctttcaactcatttaactcggctggagccatcctgtagggagggatagagatcggtctagttccaggcatcaactctatctcgaactctatctccctagcaggtggtaaacctggaagctcatcaggaaagacatcctgaaactctctgacaactggcaccgaggccggctccctgacctgactgtctagctctctcacatgagctaagtacccttgacatcccttcctaagcaacctacgagcctgaagagctgatatcagacctctaggtgtgcccttcttgtctcctctgaagacgacctctgacccgttctgacctctgaacctgactaccttgtccctgcagtccaaggtagcaccatgggtagatagccaatccatccctagaatgacgtcaaagtctgtcaaatctagaactacaaggtcggcggagaggcatcttccctcaacaaaaactggactgtactggcagactgacactgccacggacgggtcacacttgggtccactgacccataggggacactctaacccagagactatcagacctaacctctcaacggctctcggagcaataaaagaatgagatgcacccgggtccattaatgcatacacatcagaacacccaatgacgagattacctgacaccacggtgttggatgtgttagcctcctgctgtgtcatggtgaagatcctggctggagctgatggaccttcacctcgggaaccagaagaagaggctgccgctctccctctacctctgccactgccctgagttgtggctggaactgctggctgtgccacactaccagaagctgtctgctggggctggcccataaaaggcgctctaggacaatcccgagctatgtgtccctcctgtccacatctgaaacatgcattagtcccagctcgacacactcccctgtgtggtcttccacatctctggcattctgtaccatct
The genomic region above belongs to Manihot esculenta cultivar AM560-2 chromosome 3, M.esculenta_v8, whole genome shotgun sequence and contains:
- the LOC110611364 gene encoding TPD1 protein homolog 1 produces the protein MSSCHVRFLYLMMLIIACWNLRIQSGSSRKFLQPSDKNNNPSTILSKNLQKSYPSQRKLLIHVTDSCTNRDISISQSRDFTSGIPQYIVQIANTCVSGCAPSDIHLHCGWFASARMVNPTTFKRLSYDDCLVNAGKPLNKSQIIRFTYSNSFMYTLAFKSAKFCQV
- the LOC110611363 gene encoding receptor-like protein kinase ANXUR2, with the translated sequence MNSNGRIFFLLVFFFITLNSIPVSSKDSASESKSYILACGASGEGTDTDGRKWEPDTKYVNSSGNTITASAETQDPSLPSTIPYMTARIFTSAFTYKFSVPKKSRLWVRLHFYPSTYSSLQANASYFAVTANKLQLLKNFSASITAQALTMVYIIKEFSLTPIESGNLDLTFTPSSDYEDSYGFVNGIEVIPMPDIYQSAVVVGLSQDNLDLTNSSLQTMYRLNVGGQYIPASNDSGLTRTWYDDTPYLFGAAIGVTGKSNITIKYPTADVPKSIAPLDVYSTARTMGPDPRVNANYNLTWVFYVDSNFTYLLRFHFCEFYLTRSNQRAFDIYINNQTAQTDADVISWAGSQGVPFYKDYSIHVGDQSGDDQLWVALHPDIEEKPQYYDSILNGLEIFKLNDQSGNLAGPNPVPSAMQVKAEAEKDFSSSGSSRSKVVSGVAGGAAGLAVVSIFIFVLKKKKDLRSQSGSRTTWLPLYVNSHTSGSKSTISGKSNASSHLSNLAQGLCRHFSLAEIKHATKNFEESNVIGVGGFGKVYKGVIDQGTKVAIKRSNPSSEQGVNEFQTEIEMLSKLRHKHLVSLIGFCEEDGEMALVYDHMANGTLREHIYKGNKPTSSLSWRQRLEICIGAARGLHYLHTGAKYTIIHRDVKTTNILLDEKWVAKVSDFGLSKTGPNLNNQSHVSTVVKGSFGYLDPEYFRRQQLTEKSDVYSFGVVLFEVLCARPALNPNLSKEQVSLADWALNRQKKGIIEDIIDPHIKAEIQSESLKKFAETAEKCLSDQGIHRPSMGDVLWNLEFALQMQDNPDGAKLALESKGNDTYAMNRQMPTIEEESSSGEDTDDMSNNKMLSQMENRRGR